The genomic segment ACACATATAATTATGTTTCTAacatatacaaacaacaaatagaaaattaaaaaagacaaaaacaaaacaattcaCTAATTAgtccacaaaatcaaacaaagacaATTTAGCCCTCTCAATCTTCCATTAAGTCCTTCGTCTCTGAGCTCTCTTCTTTGGCCTTCTTCTTTTGTGAGGCATGAGTCCATCAAAAAATTCCACAAACCATTTTGGCTTACGATATTTAAACATGAGACTCCACATGACAGTTCCAACAACTAGTCCAGAGATGTAGCCTATGACTACTGATTCCCAAGTAAATCcactaaaaaaatatgacttGCCTTCTTCTTCAGACTCCAATTGTTGAGGAACATGCGATGAATCACTCGTTCCACATTTCTTTGTTAAAGGAACACCACATAAATCAAGGTTGCCACCATATGAGTCATTTTCAAATGTGTTGAATTGTCTACCTTGAGGAAT from the Solanum stenotomum isolate F172 unplaced genomic scaffold, ASM1918654v1 scaffold21219, whole genome shotgun sequence genome contains:
- the LOC125850968 gene encoding receptor-like protein 9DC3, giving the protein MGYNRLTGKIPQELTRMNFLAFLNLSQNHLNGAIPQGRQFNTFENDSYGGNLDLCGVPLTKKCGTSDSSHVPQQLESEEEGKSYFFSGFTWESVVIGYISGLVVGTVMWSLMFKYRKPKWFVEFFDGLMPHKRRRPKKRAQRRRT